One genomic segment of Devosia sp. includes these proteins:
- a CDS encoding cupin domain-containing protein, translating to MAHILRAADRPKSPSRTIRFEGVAYETPISFFAVDNDPGQGPRLHTHPYAETWVVRSGRAEVVIGEERFEVGPGDIAVAPAHTPHKFTNLGPGRLDIVCIHAAGQMVQVDLE from the coding sequence ATGGCCCATATCCTGCGCGCCGCCGACCGGCCCAAATCGCCGAGCCGCACCATCCGCTTCGAAGGGGTAGCCTATGAGACGCCCATATCGTTCTTTGCCGTGGATAATGATCCCGGACAGGGGCCGAGGCTGCACACCCATCCCTATGCCGAAACCTGGGTGGTGCGCAGCGGACGCGCCGAAGTGGTGATCGGCGAGGAGCGGTTCGAGGTCGGGCCCGGCGATATTGCCGTGGCGCCCGCCCATACGCCGCACAAGTTCACCAATCTGGGTCCGGGGCGGCTCGATATCGTGTGCATCCATGCGGCGGGGCAGATGGTGCAGGTAGATCTGGAATAG
- a CDS encoding alpha-glucosidase family protein, producing the protein MTEWWRGGVIYQVYPRSFQDSNGDGIGDLPGIIDRLDYIAGLGVDCIWLSPITQSPQADMGYDVSDYMEVDRLFGSLQDFDLLIEKAHALGLKVIMDKVVSHTSDEHPWFQESSLNRDNSKADWYVWADAHPDGTPPNNWLSVFGGSAWEWHTGRRQYYLHNFLTSQPDLNFHNPAVQDAVLDVMRFWLDRGLDGFRLDTVNYYFHDARLRSNPPLKSLKGQPAINPYDMQSHKYSKSQPENVDWLRRVRALLDTYPGTTSVGEVGDDERGLELMKQYTSGSELLHMCYSFDFLGPKFSAEHFRSKVEAFFSKDEFGWPCWSFSNHDVIRHMTRWAPFSSNPADLSRQAAALVLTLKGSAGLYQGEELGLQEADILYEELTDPRGIRFWPADKGRDGCRTPMPWQSSLPHAGFSTEKPWLPVKPAQMALAVDRQTDDPESTLNYYRKILAWRKSHPALVTGDIAFFKVAEPVLAFRRSAGNKDLICVFNLSGEARTITLSGVELALEPVSNRAELSGNTLALGPNGFAVLPAPAGEGKVVYKG; encoded by the coding sequence ATGACCGAATGGTGGCGCGGCGGAGTGATCTATCAGGTCTATCCCCGCTCGTTTCAGGACAGCAATGGCGATGGCATCGGCGACCTGCCGGGCATTATCGATCGCCTCGACTATATTGCCGGCCTGGGCGTGGACTGCATCTGGCTCAGCCCCATCACCCAGTCGCCACAGGCCGATATGGGCTATGATGTCTCCGACTATATGGAAGTCGACCGCCTTTTCGGCTCGCTCCAGGATTTCGATCTCCTGATCGAAAAGGCCCATGCGCTGGGCCTCAAGGTCATCATGGACAAGGTGGTCAGCCACACCTCGGATGAACATCCCTGGTTCCAGGAATCCAGCCTCAATCGCGATAATTCCAAGGCCGACTGGTATGTCTGGGCCGATGCCCACCCCGATGGCACCCCGCCGAACAATTGGCTGTCGGTCTTTGGCGGCTCGGCCTGGGAATGGCATACCGGACGGCGCCAGTATTACCTCCACAACTTCCTCACCTCGCAGCCCGATCTCAACTTCCACAATCCCGCCGTGCAGGATGCCGTGCTCGATGTCATGCGCTTCTGGCTCGATCGCGGCCTCGATGGCTTCCGGCTCGATACCGTCAATTACTATTTCCACGACGCCAGGCTGCGCTCCAATCCGCCGCTGAAATCCCTCAAGGGCCAGCCGGCGATCAATCCCTATGACATGCAGAGCCACAAATATTCCAAGAGCCAGCCGGAAAATGTCGACTGGCTCCGCCGCGTGCGGGCGCTGCTCGATACCTATCCCGGCACCACCAGCGTCGGTGAAGTGGGCGACGACGAGCGTGGCCTGGAACTGATGAAGCAATACACCTCCGGCAGCGAACTGCTGCACATGTGCTATTCCTTCGACTTCCTCGGCCCGAAATTTTCGGCCGAACACTTCCGCAGCAAGGTCGAGGCCTTTTTCTCCAAGGACGAATTCGGCTGGCCCTGCTGGAGCTTTTCCAACCACGACGTCATCCGCCACATGACACGCTGGGCTCCCTTCAGCTCCAATCCGGCCGATCTGTCGCGCCAGGCTGCTGCGCTGGTCCTGACCCTCAAGGGTTCGGCCGGCCTCTATCAGGGCGAAGAGCTGGGCTTGCAGGAAGCCGATATTCTCTATGAGGAACTGACCGATCCGCGCGGCATCCGCTTCTGGCCGGCCGACAAGGGCCGCGATGGCTGCCGCACGCCCATGCCCTGGCAGTCGAGCCTGCCCCATGCCGGTTTTTCGACCGAAAAACCCTGGCTGCCGGTCAAGCCGGCCCAGATGGCGCTGGCCGTCGATCGCCAGACTGACGATCCGGAGTCCACGCTCAATTACTACCGCAAGATCCTGGCCTGGCGGAAATCCCACCCGGCCCTGGTCACCGGCGATATCGCCTTCTTCAAGGTTGCCGAGCCGGTCCTGGCCTTCCGCCGCAGCGCCGGCAACAAGGATCTCATTTGCGTTTTCAACCTCTCGGGCGAAGCGCGCACGATAACCCTTTCGGGCGTCGAGCTGGCGCTGGAGCCGGTCAGCAACCGCGCCGAATTGTCGGGCAATACCCTGGCGCTCGGCCCCAATGGTTTTGCCGTGCTGCCCGCGCCGGCGGGCGAGGGCAAGGTCGTCTATAAAGGATGA
- a CDS encoding AbrB family transcriptional regulator translates to MPSLTTLFPVLLTLAISALGGGLAMLIGLPAGWLMGGALAVTVAAMAGAPVAMPNGLRNVVFVLIGMSMGASVAPDSLNLLGTWPISLAALAIELVIIVAATGWMLTRFFKLDPGTAYLSSFPGHLSFVMGIAATGVGNSRQIVIIQVIRILMLTIAVPIGATVLPIEHFTPAGAGQAILSPLQLVLLALGCVALGLVFERLKIPAGLVLGAMAAATGAKLGGLYTEAMPPELVTVTFIATGALIGSRFLGITRREFAAAATGGLIATAMTLGIVTLMALGVAQLVDMPFGQIWLGLSPGALEGMGALGIALGYDTAFIAAHHVIRLLMLSFAIPAVVVLIRWREKRSQERHKGDA, encoded by the coding sequence ATGCCCAGCCTGACGACGCTCTTCCCCGTTCTGCTCACTCTTGCCATTTCCGCGCTCGGCGGGGGGCTCGCCATGCTGATCGGGTTGCCGGCAGGCTGGCTGATGGGCGGGGCGCTGGCCGTGACCGTGGCGGCCATGGCGGGGGCGCCGGTGGCCATGCCGAACGGGCTGCGCAACGTCGTCTTCGTGTTGATCGGCATGTCGATGGGCGCCAGCGTGGCGCCGGACAGCCTCAACCTGCTCGGCACCTGGCCGATCAGCCTGGCGGCGCTGGCCATTGAACTGGTGATCATCGTGGCGGCGACCGGCTGGATGCTGACGCGGTTCTTCAAACTCGATCCGGGCACCGCCTATCTCAGCTCGTTTCCCGGGCACCTGTCCTTCGTCATGGGCATTGCGGCGACCGGGGTCGGCAATTCGCGGCAGATCGTCATCATCCAGGTCATTCGCATCCTGATGCTGACCATAGCCGTGCCCATCGGCGCCACGGTGCTGCCCATCGAGCATTTTACGCCCGCCGGCGCCGGACAGGCGATTTTGAGCCCGCTTCAACTGGTGCTGCTGGCCCTGGGATGCGTTGCCCTGGGCCTTGTCTTCGAGCGGTTGAAAATCCCCGCTGGTCTGGTTCTGGGCGCCATGGCGGCAGCGACCGGGGCGAAGCTGGGCGGGCTCTATACCGAGGCCATGCCGCCCGAACTGGTGACAGTGACTTTCATTGCCACCGGGGCGCTGATCGGTTCACGGTTTCTGGGCATCACGCGACGGGAGTTCGCGGCGGCGGCGACCGGCGGCCTGATCGCCACGGCGATGACGCTGGGCATCGTGACACTGATGGCGCTGGGGGTGGCGCAACTGGTCGACATGCCTTTCGGCCAGATCTGGCTGGGCCTGTCTCCCGGGGCGCTCGAAGGCATGGGCGCATTGGGGATTGCGCTGGGCTACGATACGGCGTTCATTGCTGCCCATCACGTGATCCGCCTGTTGATGCTCAGCTTTGCCATACCGGCCGTGGTGGTGCTGATCCGCTGGCGCGAGAAACGGTCGCAGGAGCGCCACAAAGGTGACGCATGA
- a CDS encoding M20 aminoacylase family protein: MPILNRIAEFQPEIAAWRRDFHAHPELLFEVHRTAGIVAEKLRAFGCDEVITGLGRTGVVAIINGQRNSSGRTIGLRADMDALPVTEQTAADYASTVPGMMHACGHDGHTAMLLGAAKYLAETRNFDGRVALIFQPAEEGGGGGKVMIEDGLFERVGIDEVYGMHNWPGMPVGAFGIRAGGIMAATDRFYIDIEGQGGHAARPQQTIDPIIVAAQMVTALQTIVSRNLDPLDSAVLSVTMIEAGEADNVISRTAKITGTVRTLDGAVQDFIEAKLGEFVPSFAQSFGAEASVRYSRGYPVTVNSERQTAFAAEVAREIVGGERVDADVAPSMGGEDFSFMLNERPGAYIFLGNGDSTELHTDTYDFNDEAIPVGASYWVRLVERALPAG, translated from the coding sequence CAACCGTATTGCCGAGTTTCAGCCCGAAATCGCCGCGTGGCGACGGGACTTTCATGCGCATCCCGAATTGCTGTTCGAGGTGCATCGGACGGCGGGGATCGTGGCGGAGAAGCTGCGGGCTTTTGGCTGTGACGAGGTGATCACCGGGCTGGGGCGCACCGGGGTTGTCGCCATCATCAACGGGCAGCGCAATTCCAGCGGCCGGACCATTGGCCTCAGGGCCGACATGGATGCCCTGCCCGTGACCGAGCAGACGGCAGCCGACTATGCCTCCACCGTGCCCGGCATGATGCATGCCTGCGGCCATGACGGTCATACCGCCATGCTCCTGGGCGCTGCCAAATATCTGGCCGAGACGCGCAATTTCGATGGACGCGTGGCCCTGATCTTCCAGCCGGCCGAAGAGGGCGGTGGCGGCGGCAAGGTGATGATCGAGGACGGCCTGTTCGAGCGCGTCGGCATCGACGAAGTCTATGGAATGCACAACTGGCCGGGCATGCCGGTCGGTGCGTTCGGCATTCGCGCCGGGGGCATCATGGCGGCCACTGACCGCTTCTATATCGACATCGAGGGCCAGGGCGGCCACGCGGCGCGGCCGCAGCAGACGATCGACCCGATCATCGTCGCCGCGCAGATGGTGACGGCGCTGCAGACCATCGTCTCGCGCAATCTCGACCCGCTGGACAGCGCCGTGCTCAGCGTCACCATGATCGAAGCGGGCGAGGCCGACAACGTCATTTCGCGCACCGCCAAGATCACCGGCACCGTGCGCACGCTTGACGGCGCCGTGCAGGATTTCATCGAGGCCAAGCTGGGCGAGTTCGTGCCCAGCTTTGCCCAGAGTTTTGGCGCCGAAGCCAGCGTGCGTTATTCGCGGGGTTATCCGGTGACGGTCAATTCCGAGCGCCAGACCGCCTTTGCCGCCGAGGTAGCCCGGGAAATCGTCGGAGGCGAGCGGGTCGACGCCGATGTCGCACCCTCGATGGGGGGCGAGGATTTTTCCTTCATGCTCAACGAGCGGCCCGGCGCCTATATTTTCCTCGGCAATGGCGACTCCACCGAGCTTCATACCGACACCTATGACTTCAACGACGAAGCCATTCCGGTGGGCGCCAGCTATTGGGTACGTCTGGTGGAACGGGCGCTGCCGGCGGGGTAG